In Panthera tigris isolate Pti1 chromosome C1, P.tigris_Pti1_mat1.1, whole genome shotgun sequence, the following proteins share a genomic window:
- the GPR88 gene encoding probable G-protein coupled receptor 88, giving the protein MTNSSSTSTSSTTGGSLLLLCEEEESWAGRRIPVSLLYSGLAIGGTLANGMVIYLVSSFRKLQTTSNAFIVNGCAADLSVCALWMPQEAVLGLLPTGSAEPPADWDGAGGSYRLLRGGLLGLGLTVSLLSHCLVALNRYLLITRAPATYQALYQRRHTAGMLALSWALALGLVLLLPPWAPRPGAAPPRVHYPALLAAAALLAQTALLLHCYLGIVRRVRVSVKRVSVLNFHLLHQLPGCAAAAAAFPGAPHAPGPGGAAHPAQAQPLPPALHPRRAQRRLSGLSVLLLCCVFLLATQPLVWVSLASGFSLPVPWGVQAASWLLCCALSALNPLLYTWRNEEFRRSVRSVLPGVGDAAAAAAAATAVPAVSQAQLGTRAAGQHW; this is encoded by the coding sequence ATGACCAACTCCTCCTCCACGTCCACCTCCTCCACCACCGGGGGATCGCTGCTGCTGCTCTGCGAGGAAGAGGAGTCGTGGGCGGGCCGGCGCATCCCCGTGTCCCTTCTGTACTCGGGCCTGGCCATCGGGGGCACGCTGGCCAACGGCATGGTCATCTATCTCGTGTCGTCCTTCCGAAAGCTGCAGACCACCAGCAACGCCTTCATCGTGAACGGCTGCGCCGCGGACCTCAGCGTCTGCGCCCTCTGGATGCCGCAGGAGGCGGTGCTCGGGCTCCTGCCCACCGGCTCGGCGGAGCCCCCCGCGGACTGGGACGGCGCCGGCGGCAGCTACCGCCTGCTGCGGGGAGGGCTGCTAGGCCTCGGGCTCACCGTGTCCCTCCTGTCCCACTGCCTGGTGGCCCTGAACCGCTACCTGCTCATCACCCGGGCGCCTGCCACCTACCAAGCGCTGTACCAGCGGCGCCACACGGCGGGCATGCTGGCGCTCTCCTGGGCGCTCGCCCTGGGCCTCGTGCTGCTGCTCCCGCCCTGGGCGCCGCGGCCCGGTGCCGCGCCCCCGCGCGTCCACTACCCGGCGCTGCTGGCCGCCGCGGCGCTGCTGGCGCAGACGGCGCTGCTGCTGCACTGCTACCTGGGCATCGTGCGCCGCGTGCGCGTCAGCGTCAAGCGGGTCAGCGTCCTCAACTTCCACCTGCTGCACCAGCTGCCCGgctgcgccgccgccgccgccgccttcccGGGCGCCCCGCACGCGCCGGGCCCGGGGGGAGCCGCGCACCCGGCGCAGGCCCAGCCCCTGCCGCCCGCGCTGCACCCGCGGCGGGCGCAGCGCCGTCTCAGCGGCCTGTCGGTGCTTCTGCTCTGCTGCGTCTTCCTGCTGGCCACGCAGCCGCTGGTGTGGGTGAGCCTGGCCAGCGGCTTCTCGCTGCCCGTGCCCTGGGGCGTGCAGGCGGCCAGCTGGCTCCTGTGCTGCGCCCTGTCCGCGCTCAACCCGCTGCTCTACACGTGGAGGAACGAGGAGTTCCGTCGCTCGGTGCGCTCCGTCCTGCCCGGCGTCGGCGACGCGGCGGCGGCCGCCGCTGCCGCCACGGCCGTGCCCGCGGTGTCCCAGGCGCAGCTGGGCACCCGCGCCGCCGGCCAGCACTGGTGA